From a region of the Leptospira kmetyi serovar Malaysia str. Bejo-Iso9 genome:
- a CDS encoding membrane protein — translation MQIIQGKWKIPHAARKPLVFFLVFLFLSIQFRFLFSDRVPDSVSLQNQYLIAQDYQVLFKNFLSSGYDRSLQGGSPTFYFQSPFFFFLVSFLHTFLLFFLPFSVSFNLGILLALFLFSYAFLKLGFLLLTETNLSPGNALLTMTGLMFYFLYPGDRIVGAGVVGVFQNSISSVVGLGFALLAIYYLEKFRYTGKVSSFFKNLITGTLVFYTHYEMSLFYVIALGIYFLFYKDEFAILEILLIFLLPFLCASPVLWNYFAYVSFQQNPPVSFPINGLLSLLGEEFSESVSRPEKVLDVFKQIFVDQYWIHLLFPILFVIGIRLLFIRKLLPPISRFLIFGTLLFYWMATDSSLSLILPWLHVKWYAALNVSLVFLTFAALVTARFFLKNLPPGKWKLWTGLLLFILGMYRFIITIPGPSTGIESINENPSSVWKQKEEWIRTFEKTSYGALIATEEITGGARSEDSRWASVLVRQAVRRNITLQNRFKNSFPSSADEIIQLFPVQGPRSELNPKIKNADLHPVQEREKLSALFLELLSERGVSYVLLKSEALNRIAAASPGSFSQIEKRGEWTFWKLNVSNPFLELLPQKPIALLFEKNSPQRKSGFRLEELPESILDSKFRWKNSLIPLSPEEFQEDEKSFSGAYDVDRLDSYFQTKEKEEIEKESKKKPSSKKDKTESVSSSSEIHPLSWNDSEIVWELVTKSEPNACSPILVRSGFFPLWKTDSGERIYRTLEGQFYFCSRSAKSKFVFYDIRSYVITLIQLLLPLSFFGATFLTRRKSSN, via the coding sequence ATGCAAATCATCCAGGGGAAATGGAAAATTCCTCACGCGGCGCGAAAGCCTCTCGTATTTTTCCTAGTCTTCTTATTCTTATCGATACAATTTCGTTTTTTATTTTCGGATCGGGTTCCCGATTCCGTCTCCCTTCAAAATCAATATCTTATTGCGCAGGACTATCAGGTTCTATTTAAGAATTTTCTTTCCTCCGGATACGATCGTTCTTTGCAAGGCGGAAGCCCGACGTTTTATTTTCAGTCTCCGTTTTTCTTTTTTCTCGTTTCCTTTCTTCACACCTTTCTTTTGTTTTTTTTACCGTTTAGCGTTTCGTTCAATCTCGGAATTCTACTCGCGCTTTTTTTATTCTCATACGCGTTTTTGAAATTGGGATTCTTATTGCTTACGGAAACCAATCTCAGTCCGGGTAACGCTCTCTTAACGATGACCGGACTTATGTTTTACTTTTTATATCCGGGCGATCGGATCGTGGGCGCGGGTGTTGTCGGTGTTTTTCAAAATTCGATTTCATCCGTCGTTGGATTGGGTTTCGCGTTACTTGCGATTTATTATCTCGAGAAGTTTCGTTATACCGGAAAGGTTTCCTCTTTTTTTAAAAATCTGATCACGGGAACCCTCGTGTTTTATACGCACTACGAGATGTCCTTGTTTTATGTGATCGCTCTCGGAATTTATTTTCTTTTTTACAAGGACGAGTTTGCGATTCTTGAAATCCTTTTGATTTTTCTTTTACCGTTTCTTTGCGCGTCGCCCGTGTTGTGGAATTATTTCGCGTATGTTTCCTTTCAGCAGAATCCTCCCGTTTCGTTTCCGATCAACGGTCTTTTATCTCTTCTGGGGGAAGAATTTTCGGAATCCGTCTCGAGACCCGAAAAGGTTTTGGACGTATTCAAACAGATATTCGTGGATCAATATTGGATTCATCTTCTGTTTCCGATTTTGTTCGTCATCGGAATCCGTCTTCTTTTTATCAGAAAGTTATTGCCTCCGATTTCAAGATTTCTAATATTCGGAACCCTGTTGTTTTACTGGATGGCTACGGATTCTTCGCTGTCCTTGATTCTGCCTTGGTTGCACGTTAAGTGGTACGCAGCGCTCAACGTTTCGCTCGTATTCTTGACCTTCGCCGCGCTCGTCACCGCGAGATTCTTTTTAAAAAATCTTCCTCCCGGAAAATGGAAACTCTGGACGGGCCTTCTTCTTTTTATCCTGGGAATGTATCGGTTCATCATAACGATTCCGGGACCGTCCACCGGAATCGAAAGTATAAACGAAAATCCTTCCTCCGTATGGAAACAAAAGGAAGAATGGATTCGTACGTTCGAAAAAACATCGTACGGCGCGCTCATCGCTACGGAAGAAATCACGGGAGGAGCGAGATCCGAAGATTCGCGTTGGGCATCGGTGCTTGTTCGACAAGCCGTTAGACGAAACATCACGCTTCAGAATCGTTTTAAGAATTCCTTTCCTTCCTCCGCGGATGAAATCATACAACTGTTTCCGGTGCAAGGTCCTAGGTCCGAACTGAATCCTAAGATAAAAAACGCGGATCTACATCCGGTTCAAGAAAGGGAAAAATTATCCGCGTTGTTCTTGGAACTTTTATCGGAAAGGGGAGTTTCCTACGTTCTTCTCAAATCCGAAGCGTTGAATCGAATCGCCGCGGCGTCTCCCGGATCTTTTTCGCAGATCGAAAAAAGGGGAGAATGGACATTCTGGAAATTGAATGTTTCCAATCCGTTTTTGGAACTGCTTCCGCAAAAACCGATCGCGCTTCTTTTCGAGAAGAATTCTCCGCAAAGAAAATCCGGTTTCCGTTTGGAGGAATTGCCGGAGTCGATTTTGGATTCTAAATTTCGATGGAAAAATTCTTTGATTCCTTTGTCTCCGGAAGAATTTCAAGAGGACGAAAAATCCTTTTCGGGCGCGTACGATGTCGACAGGCTCGATTCTTATTTTCAAACGAAAGAAAAAGAGGAAATCGAAAAGGAATCCAAGAAAAAACCTTCTTCTAAAAAGGATAAAACCGAGTCGGTTTCTTCTTCCTCCGAAATTCATCCTTTGTCTTGGAACGATTCCGAAATCGTTTGGGAACTTGTTACGAAGTCGGAACCAAACGCGTGTTCGCCGATTCTCGTTCGTTCCGGATTTTTTCCGCTTTGGAAAACCGATTCCGGGGAAAGGATTTACAGAACTTTGGAAGGACAATTTTATTTTTGTTCCAGAAGCGCGAAGAGTAAATTCGTATTTTATGATATTCGATCATACGTGATCACTTTGATTCAGCTTTTGCTTCCTCTTTCCTTTTTCGGAGCCACATTTTTAACGCGAAGGAAATCTTCGAATTGA
- a CDS encoding PP2C family protein-serine/threonine phosphatase, which produces MFSRKDRNSFWKVKTFERVFHHILLSSKKLVLLFFVCFCLNVCKTQEPPIARSGILEASTWDFSRNGKLTLRGEWMFHWGAWKYLSSEKEEENFKSASEIVYVPSAWNGESRNGKGFGTYVLDVKLPEKIPKLGMILPDQSSSYELFLNGRQVLNSGKIQKKKDGSLDAVDEGAKPLFLEFEPSGSDLQIVLQIANEDLRLGGFWSPIVIGEVESLRSEWNRSLRLDAFLVGGLLIMSFLHLSFYIVRRKETPSLYFGLFCLLMGSRSLFPGNRLILEYTDAINYENIIRIEYLTFYLSVPVFLNYILSLYPRDLKRVFVDILWWISIVASAMVLFFPMRIFTHTIPIYYLNAFMAGSLGLFTLIRAVRKKREGSLILLSGFVFIYLAMINDLLYVSYYLETGYYSSLGTFVFLAAQSVSLSVRNSKNMQRLFDLSRNLEKKVEERTHRLRFALRTIEEDLDMAVKIQTDFLEVPEDVVLKNAGIRLYSFYQPISKVGGDFYIVRPIGNKKLRIFLADAIGHGVQASLMTMVIQSEYNSIFDSKLSPGQLLTKLSGRFSARIGDVSPFFSGLILDLDLENHKILISSAGNPPCILNNKEETVSLDLIGPYAGMISGYTYEELSRDLPEEFRLFLFTDGLPDRFIFSGDEHENFSMEQWLKQRNGQPIGSVCKELLDSANGLNLPDFKKDDITLLGIERSILD; this is translated from the coding sequence GGCTTCGACTTGGGATTTTTCCAGAAACGGTAAACTCACTCTTCGGGGAGAATGGATGTTTCACTGGGGAGCTTGGAAATATCTTTCTTCGGAAAAGGAAGAGGAGAATTTCAAAAGCGCCTCCGAGATCGTATATGTTCCCTCCGCTTGGAACGGAGAATCCAGAAACGGAAAAGGATTCGGAACCTACGTACTGGACGTCAAACTTCCCGAGAAAATTCCAAAACTAGGGATGATTCTTCCCGATCAGAGTTCCTCATACGAACTTTTTTTAAACGGAAGACAGGTTTTGAACTCCGGAAAAATCCAAAAAAAGAAAGACGGAAGTCTCGACGCCGTGGACGAGGGGGCCAAACCCTTGTTTTTGGAGTTCGAACCTTCCGGTTCCGATCTGCAAATCGTATTACAAATTGCGAATGAAGATTTACGGCTCGGAGGTTTTTGGTCTCCGATCGTGATCGGAGAAGTCGAATCCCTTCGATCCGAATGGAATCGTTCCCTTAGATTGGACGCGTTTTTAGTGGGAGGACTTTTGATCATGTCCTTTCTGCATCTTTCGTTTTACATCGTACGAAGAAAGGAAACTCCTTCTTTGTATTTCGGATTGTTTTGTCTTCTGATGGGATCGAGGAGTTTGTTTCCCGGAAACCGATTGATTTTGGAATACACGGACGCGATCAATTACGAGAATATAATCAGAATTGAATATTTGACGTTTTATCTTTCGGTGCCCGTCTTTTTGAACTACATTCTTTCCCTTTATCCCCGCGATCTAAAAAGGGTTTTCGTGGACATACTCTGGTGGATTTCGATCGTCGCATCGGCGATGGTTCTTTTTTTTCCGATGAGAATTTTCACACATACGATTCCGATCTATTATCTGAACGCGTTTATGGCCGGAAGTCTCGGTCTTTTTACGCTGATCCGCGCGGTCCGCAAAAAACGGGAAGGTTCCTTGATTCTTTTGTCGGGTTTCGTCTTTATCTATCTCGCGATGATCAACGACCTTTTGTATGTGAGTTACTATTTGGAGACGGGTTATTATTCTTCCTTGGGAACCTTTGTCTTTTTGGCGGCCCAGTCCGTTTCTCTTTCGGTGAGAAATTCAAAGAACATGCAAAGACTTTTCGATCTATCCAGAAACTTGGAAAAGAAGGTGGAGGAAAGAACGCATCGATTGCGTTTCGCACTGAGAACGATCGAAGAGGATTTGGATATGGCCGTCAAAATCCAGACGGACTTCTTGGAGGTTCCGGAGGATGTCGTATTAAAAAATGCGGGAATCAGACTCTATTCTTTTTATCAACCGATCTCCAAAGTGGGCGGAGACTTTTATATCGTTCGTCCGATCGGAAACAAAAAGCTAAGAATCTTTTTGGCGGACGCGATCGGTCACGGGGTGCAAGCCTCTCTGATGACCATGGTCATTCAAAGCGAATACAATTCCATCTTCGATTCCAAACTATCGCCAGGGCAACTTTTGACCAAACTTTCGGGACGATTCAGCGCGAGAATCGGGGACGTGAGCCCGTTTTTTTCTGGATTGATCCTCGACTTAGATTTAGAAAATCATAAAATTCTAATATCTAGCGCCGGAAATCCGCCTTGCATCCTGAATAACAAAGAGGAAACCGTTTCTCTCGATCTGATCGGACCGTATGCTGGTATGATTTCCGGTTATACATACGAGGAGTTATCGCGCGATCTGCCCGAGGAATTTCGATTGTTTTTGTTTACGGACGGACTTCCCGATCGATTTATTTTTTCGGGAGACGAACACGAGAATTTTTCGATGGAACAGTGGCTCAAACAAAGAAACGGCCAACCCATCGGAAGCGTTTGCAAAGAATTGTTGGATTCGGCAAACGGTTTGAACTTACCCGATTTTAAAAAAGACGATATAACCTTGCTCGGAATCGAAAGATCGATTTTGGATTAG